From Candidatus Manganitrophus morganii, the proteins below share one genomic window:
- a CDS encoding cyclic nucleotide-binding domain-containing protein, translating into MKPDIQERVRFLRSVSFFSSLSEKDLSDIAIWSSRISYKKGDVIVREGSPGKGLYILISGKADVSVKVGSEKRIVGALSANDVFGEMSLIEETPRTSNVIAAGEAECIYLDAHILREKMTSHPAVMINLLKTICRRLRTTVQELRGF; encoded by the coding sequence ATGAAGCCGGACATTCAGGAGCGGGTGCGTTTTCTCCGGTCGGTTTCTTTTTTCTCCTCGCTCTCCGAAAAAGACCTCTCCGATATCGCGATCTGGTCGAGCCGGATCTCATATAAAAAGGGCGATGTCATCGTCCGAGAGGGATCTCCGGGAAAGGGTCTCTACATCCTGATTTCCGGGAAAGCCGATGTCTCGGTCAAGGTCGGTTCGGAAAAACGAATCGTCGGCGCCCTTTCCGCAAACGATGTCTTCGGGGAGATGTCGCTGATCGAGGAAACCCCGCGGACAAGCAACGTGATTGCCGCCGGAGAAGCCGAATGCATCTACCTTGACGCGCACATTCTCCGAGAGAAGATGACCTCTCATCCCGCCGTGATGATCAACCTTCTCAAGACCATTTGCCGGAGGCTCCGGACCACTGTCCAAGAGCTCCGGGGGTTCTAA